From a region of the bacterium genome:
- the rsmD gene encoding 16S rRNA (guanine(966)-N(2))-methyltransferase RsmD — MKIIGGKLKGRNLLFLKNKNLRPSKDIVRESVFDVLRGSFENENVLDLFAGTGAMGIEAFSQGAKEVVFIENSYEACRIIKKNLDNLGISTFCTVVKGSVEKSVDKFEDVKFGLVLADPPYNYSEKRVVNILSSIVAKGIIKKDGTIVVEHGKHIKFSSFEGLNLYKEKKYGRSFISYFRC; from the coding sequence ATGAAGATTATAGGTGGAAAATTAAAGGGTAGAAACTTACTCTTTCTTAAAAATAAGAATTTAAGGCCCTCAAAAGATATTGTTAGAGAATCTGTCTTTGATGTTTTGAGAGGGTCTTTTGAGAATGAGAATGTTTTGGACCTCTTTGCAGGAACAGGAGCAATGGGAATTGAGGCTTTTAGTCAAGGGGCAAAAGAGGTTGTCTTTATTGAAAACAGTTATGAAGCTTGTCGAATAATAAAGAAAAACTTAGATAATCTTGGTATATCAACTTTCTGCACGGTAGTGAAAGGTAGTGTAGAAAAATCTGTTGATAAATTTGAAGATGTAAAATTTGGCTTGGTCCTTGCCGACCCTCCATATAATTATAGTGAAAAGAGAGTTGTAAATATTCTTTCGTCAATTGTGGCAAAAGGAATAATAAAAAAAGACGGAACAATAGTTGTAGAACATGGAAAACATATAAAGTTTTCGTCATTTGAGGGTCTAAATCTCTACAAAGAAAAAAAATATGGTAGGAGTTTTATCTCCTATTTTAGGTGTTGA